A genomic segment from Bacteroidales bacterium encodes:
- a CDS encoding tetratricopeptide repeat protein: protein MKKLIVLVSVLTLSAGYIIAQSCSSCRVSSYNYYKYGELDKAKEMSDFCITCDKNSKDPRVWYYRGLIYEGIHLKKEFNNLDKEAVDKSFEAYKKALLFNFLDPSLQTLDIENKQEDLLNFFKALMDQKTKYTDQEITMDIIMNQYPTLANIFVNKGIDAYQNTKDYEKALKYFKNSLFVSGMSGKIDTPVIYYAGLAAHKAKKFDEAKEMFETCIKLSYGADKKEKANNYYYLADVYRLKGDTAKFIETLKKGIEKYPNDNTVLVVELINHYLSTKQVTEAKNYLEIAIKNDPNNPTYHFALGTIYDSNDKNYDKAIECYTKAIQIKPDNFDYQYNLGALYFNQAADFYNQANNEPDNKKYQALKAKGDEKMKLALPYLEKAHELNPKDLPTMESLKNGYYRLQILDKYETMKKKLEEAKK from the coding sequence ATGAAAAAATTAATTGTTTTAGTATCAGTTTTAACGCTTAGTGCTGGATACATAATAGCACAATCGTGTAGTTCTTGCCGTGTAAGCTCATACAATTATTATAAATACGGCGAACTAGATAAAGCTAAAGAAATGAGCGATTTTTGCATTACTTGCGATAAAAACTCTAAAGACCCACGAGTATGGTATTATAGAGGACTTATTTATGAAGGAATTCATTTAAAAAAAGAATTTAACAACCTAGACAAAGAAGCAGTTGACAAATCGTTTGAAGCATATAAAAAAGCCTTATTATTTAACTTTTTAGATCCTTCATTGCAAACATTAGATATTGAAAATAAACAAGAAGACTTATTGAATTTCTTCAAAGCTTTAATGGATCAAAAAACCAAATATACCGACCAAGAAATTACAATGGATATAATTATGAATCAATATCCAACCTTGGCAAATATATTTGTAAACAAAGGAATTGATGCATATCAAAATACTAAAGATTATGAAAAAGCATTGAAATATTTCAAAAACTCTTTATTTGTATCAGGTATGTCGGGAAAAATAGATACACCTGTTATTTATTATGCTGGCTTAGCAGCTCATAAAGCTAAAAAATTCGACGAAGCTAAAGAAATGTTTGAAACTTGCATCAAACTAAGCTATGGAGCTGATAAAAAAGAAAAAGCAAATAACTATTACTACTTAGCCGATGTTTATCGTTTAAAAGGAGATACTGCTAAATTTATTGAAACCTTGAAAAAAGGTATTGAAAAATACCCTAACGACAATACCGTTTTAGTAGTTGAACTTATTAATCATTATTTATCAACAAAACAAGTTACAGAAGCCAAAAATTATTTGGAAATTGCTATCAAAAACGACCCCAATAACCCAACTTACCACTTTGCCTTAGGAACTATTTACGATTCTAACGATAAAAATTACGACAAAGCCATTGAATGCTATACAAAAGCTATACAAATAAAACCCGATAACTTCGATTATCAATATAATTTGGGCGCACTGTATTTTAACCAAGCAGCAGATTTTTATAATCAAGCTAATAATGAACCCGATAATAAAAAATATCAAGCATTAAAGGCTAAAGGTGATGAAAAAATGAAACTTGCATTGCCTTATTTGGAAAAAGCACATGAATTAAATCCTAAAGACTTACCTACTATGGAATCGCTAAAAAATGGTTACTACCGTTTACAAATTTTAGATAAATACGAAACAATGAAAAAGAAATTAGAAGAAGCCAAAAAATAA